In Nocardioides conyzicola, one genomic interval encodes:
- a CDS encoding acyl-CoA ligase (AMP-forming), exosortase A system-associated, with the protein MRTHLHHLVSEQAQLRPDAPALTYQDTTVDYAGLWSTVTAVAGGLQLLGVRRGDRVAIYLEKRIEAVAAIFGSSAAGGLFVPVNPVLKPEQASHVLLDCEVRVLVTTAQRWALLADLLGDAKRLTAVVLVGGGDAPEVEGIELRRYDDLLLAPAVPAPVVGVDLDPAAILYTSGSTGRPKGVVLSHRNLLVGADSVSSYLENSPDDVVLAALPISFDAGLSQLTTAFHVGARVVLMNYLFPAEVPRLCARHGVTGLTCVPPLWIQLTEADWPDEARHSLRYFANTGGRMPQATLTRLRELFPQAAPYLMYGLTEAFRSTYLEPAEVDRRPDSIGKAIPDAEVLVVRPDGTVCDPGEEGELVHRGPLVALGYWNAPEQTAARFRPAPGAQPAWRQTELAVWSGDTVRTDDEGFLYFVGRRDDMLKTSGYRVSPTEIEEVAYESGLVRDAVAVGVADDRLGQRIVLVVAPPGGVPVDTAALLAVYRRSVPTFMVPSEVVVRFELPRSPNGKFDRAAVRAELDR; encoded by the coding sequence CCGCGGGGACCGCGTCGCGATCTACCTGGAGAAGCGGATCGAGGCCGTCGCCGCGATCTTCGGGTCGTCGGCGGCCGGCGGACTGTTCGTGCCCGTCAACCCCGTCCTCAAGCCGGAGCAGGCCTCCCACGTGCTCCTCGACTGCGAGGTGCGGGTGCTCGTGACGACGGCCCAGCGCTGGGCGCTCCTGGCGGACCTGCTCGGCGACGCGAAGCGGCTGACGGCGGTGGTGCTCGTCGGCGGCGGTGATGCCCCCGAGGTGGAGGGCATCGAGCTGCGGCGGTACGACGACCTCCTGCTCGCGCCGGCCGTGCCGGCGCCGGTGGTGGGGGTCGACCTCGACCCGGCGGCGATCCTATACACCTCCGGGAGCACCGGTCGGCCGAAGGGCGTCGTGCTGAGCCATCGCAACCTGCTGGTCGGCGCGGACAGCGTCAGCAGCTACCTCGAGAACAGTCCGGACGACGTGGTCCTCGCGGCGCTCCCCATCAGCTTCGACGCCGGCCTGAGCCAGCTGACGACCGCCTTCCACGTCGGCGCGCGGGTGGTCCTGATGAACTACCTCTTCCCGGCGGAGGTGCCGCGCCTCTGCGCCCGGCACGGTGTCACCGGGCTGACGTGCGTGCCGCCGCTGTGGATCCAGCTCACCGAGGCCGACTGGCCGGACGAGGCCCGGCACTCGCTGCGGTACTTCGCCAACACCGGCGGCCGGATGCCCCAGGCGACGCTGACCCGGCTGCGCGAGCTCTTCCCGCAGGCCGCGCCGTACCTGATGTACGGGCTCACCGAGGCGTTCCGGTCGACCTACCTGGAGCCGGCCGAGGTGGACCGGAGGCCCGACTCGATCGGCAAGGCCATACCGGACGCCGAGGTCCTGGTCGTCCGTCCCGACGGCACCGTGTGCGACCCGGGCGAGGAGGGCGAGCTCGTGCACCGCGGGCCGCTCGTCGCCCTGGGCTACTGGAACGCACCGGAGCAGACCGCGGCCAGGTTCCGCCCGGCCCCGGGCGCCCAGCCTGCCTGGCGCCAGACCGAGCTCGCGGTGTGGTCCGGTGACACCGTGCGCACGGACGACGAGGGCTTCCTCTACTTCGTCGGGCGCCGCGACGACATGCTCAAGACCTCCGGCTACCGCGTCAGTCCCACCGAGATCGAGGAGGTCGCCTACGAGTCCGGGCTGGTCCGCGACGCCGTCGCCGTCGGTGTCGCCGACGACCGGCTCGGGCAGCGGATCGTGCTGGTGGTCGCCCCTCCGGGCGGCGTGCCGGTCGACACCGCCGCGCTGCTGGCGGTCTACCGCCGGTCGGTCCCGACGTTCATGGTCCCGTCGGAGGTCGTGGTGCGCTTCGAGCTGCCCCGCTCGCCGAACGGCAAGTTCGACCGGGCCGCCGTGCGAGCGGAGCTCGACCGATGA